From Daphnia pulicaria isolate SC F1-1A chromosome 4, SC_F0-13Bv2, whole genome shotgun sequence, one genomic window encodes:
- the LOC124337204 gene encoding M-phase phosphoprotein 6-like, with protein MGPQKKRLLLSKNLLEMKFMKRTKEKTEKELEDEERQTTFANEITSAMLSHGSKFLMESSYSACENLCFGRMSFKGANPEIEKIMRRFTEPPPPKENSLLQGEKDADVGAEEVSRTMSLSKTVSRKFSKQSLKRGFKRPADDQ; from the exons ATGGGTCCCCAAAAGAAAAGGCTCCTCCTCTCGAAAAATCTTCTTGAAATGAAG TTTATGAAAAGGACCAAAGAAAAGACTGAAAAGGAactagaagatgaagaaagacAAACAACTTTTGCAAATGAAATCACTTCAGCAATGTTGTCACACGG aAGCAAATTTTTGATGGAGTCAAGCTATTCTGCATGTGAAAATCTTTGTTTTGGCAGAATGAGCTTCAAAGGAGCCAAtcctgaaattgaaaaaattatgagaagattCACAGAACCACCACCTCCTAAGGAAAATTCTTTGCTGCAGGGTGAGAAAGATGCTGATGTAGGAGCTGAAGAAGTGTCTAGAACAATGTCCCTAAGTAAGACAGTTTCAAGAAAGTTTTCTAAGCAATCCCTCAAGAGAGGCTTTAAAAGACCTGCTGACGATCAATGA
- the LOC124337183 gene encoding uncharacterized protein LOC124337183: MSDTKLPNPNCEDVVEEELRKLHLPHETEAVPPESLSKPEPSEELCEIWNRCLVSPCPNRVASSPVFKTITSVYKTSSSKSRHTGTKPLLRKARLQIVKKSRYLRKPKLNFLKFKDQGTYIESDDASQESGVRNQNSRVFQSSCSQQALNPCPEEDDTTIEELAAYFDCIVYIPRKMSQMAEMMYT; encoded by the exons ATGTCGGATACAAAGCTTCCAAACCCAAACTGCGAAGATgttgttgaagaagaattGAGAAAGTTACATTTACCACATGAAACAGAAGCTGTTCCTCCAGAAAGTTTGTCAAA ACCTGAACCTTCTGAAGAGCTGTGTGAAATATGGAACCGATGTTTGGTGTCACCTTGTCCAAATCGCGTCGCATCATCTCCCGTTTTCAAGACAATAACCTCAGTGTACAAGACAAGCTCTTCAAAATCAAGGCACACTGGAACTAAACCTTTGTTGAGGAAAGCCCGGTTACAGATTGTGAAAAAGTCCAGATACCTGAGGAAACCCAAGCTAAACTTTTTGAAGTTCAAAGATCAAGGAACATATATTGAATCTGACGATGCTTCCCAAGAAAGTGGTGTCAGGAATCAAAACTCTCGTGTTTTTCAGTCATCGTGTTCTCAGCAAGCATTAAACCCCTGCCCAGAAGAAGATGACACCACCATAGAAGAACTGGCAGCCTACTTTGACTGTATTGTATACATCCCTCGAAAGATGTCCCAAATGGCTGAGATGATGTACACATAA
- the LOC124337167 gene encoding ADP-ribosylation factor-related protein 1-like, producing MYHLLSGFYKYLFQLDEYYVLILGLDNAGKSTYLEAAKTHFTKNYKALNPNKITSTVGLNIGVIDTDGCSLNFWDLGGQEELQSLWDKYYAESHAVIYVVDAFDRDRIEESKAVFDKMIASELLKGIPLLVLANKQDLQDSMGVREVKPIFNQNAHLIGQRDCMVMPVSALNGDGVDEGIKWLVQCVKRNNVVRPPRNQSDN from the exons ATGTATCATCTTTTATCAGggttttataaatatttatttcagttaGACGAATATTATGTACTTATTTTGGGTCTCGATAACGCAGGGAAATCG ACGTATCTAGAAGCAGCAAAGACTCATTTCACGAAGAACTACAAGGCTCTTAATCCCAACAAAATTACCTCAACAGTGGGACTTAATATTGGAGTCATCGACACAGACGGCTGTAGTTTAAATTTCTGGGATTTAGGTGGCCAAGAAGAATTACAATCACTCTGGGACAAG TACTATGCTGAATCACATGCAGTAATCTATGtg GTTGATGCTTTTGATCGTGACAGAATTGAAGAATCCAAAGCTGTGTTTG ATAAAATGATTGCAAGTGAACTGCTGAAGGGTATTCCCTTGCTTGTTCTTGCAAACAAACAAGATCTTCAAGACAGTATGGGTGTACGTGAAGTGAAGCCcatattcaatcaaaatgcCCACTTAATTGGCCAAAGAGACTGCATGGTTATGCCTGTTTCTGCTCTGAATGG ggATGGAGTGGATGAAGGAATCAAATGGCTTGTTCAGTGTGTTAAACGTAATAATGTAGTCCGACCGCCTAGGAACCAGAGTGATAACTGA
- the LOC124336865 gene encoding Fanconi anemia group D2 protein homolog yields MNRSNVARKRATMMLDSDDEDDDTLASLPPPKTKKRKENNIEDVATGPDDFINALTEAGFHPRTGNLPNLLSVQPFEFQQNLREHLVASVHYPRSVEFFVNECETFFNERNNFIKALHLTENSSGQETSNAISLPQDSLVRMLLQMDEIQPKLMTAILKRFTKATQEERPSATEVNLPSLILSQIAWLNRIVEPVHVVDTLLDLLNTSSSTIKKEIISCLPSVVGDKENIRVAFVLCGMLDETNNSLTAAILDVLGDLSLPVSEASEIRLKVVKRLPTVPLETVPILLSFVFKRIQADEALSIIQEVGLHFDKTFKKRHERISKETVTDCISLSMESLQISMIGSKSLSDTWIKEIQSKTDARQLFSVDLLVLVILHKITGRRLEVELLIRKKIRMETLTTELVKETFKLYDCVLKNYFEQLCAIADNLILSADPLVAQYGSMLFQEMFIHFDEFYQQEVVQALIQYVSCSGDRASSNDSPAKAALIVLQELAETSWEHLVRFSAFIVSLLEYIEYMALPQVKRVMELLAKMAYGFSMNDEAKTRLASFSAAIQSELLMIIKKQLAGKQVEYQRMGVLGSVALIHVLANPELVGEISGDGQASQSTSSLTINDSGRNGVLQSDQRLSQAKAIIDIVNASTKHVPEVTALFMDEMASTSLMYDIHPSLHSYLYEGVFDKFQEHFVVDEKEQKIDIFHIPLSLLYGLDTVEEDSPEITLVFLNIAPMAIKEQIRRDKRDRESANEPSLTTLMSHFRLLRNTIDSYEEASLEDIDALVGCAVCLPVDEVMNDFNTMPQSDKDVVCRCYFYGINWFIEVINTFARSKHMRAKVIHRLRDLVDLKGKFYRALAQNTSFMPPQSVFMGEPIRALKEKGKGKAGTKKKAAAGKKGGGKGKGLKKANVNNNTTLTTPNKSVLHSTPRASVCQVSKLDFIPSQPAKVGQPEAVVSTYPIHFRELDLSAFVLLSSALELTAEESPVALKPTDLEWLLGDLSAKLEHKLLTSAPKRRFPMKQDNSENESFLMLDLYKPMEVAKRSVSLIRRLLLHVEAISGYFQQLIEMSDGMLDGPEMYSELAQKLGNSYTLIFRILNRILSWHEFQKSTGATLLEDALRSIAIRVLDTAKTADVDQLHASSFDYIEKFSTSITSFACAIEHVQFLVTLYNLRPDPELSERLATVAEGYLKRSWNDRDGESHKGQKFNRDIESLLQIYLLHVPNIFAKLEDIISNAMAEVLASGEKEGSSESESFRTCNKATFSFYFRASFIALVENVKKIPSPAATPRSVKATFKTWEKVVSLLNQLVETVKTNDKRSILISCLKYGRSVIEVFYKSAMPLLDKEFKNIKEESQELLKNLQKSTRTLQNVCNHAKISSDQTLAANIPAMTRIREALFYRVKHMLAAHGCAEAFWIGHLKNKNLKGQEILSQRSVEESDDGRQSESDSSSEVEDTDEEEDDNVTVMREIAPEAVTDSDSRSREY; encoded by the exons ATGAATCGAAGTAATGTGGCAAGAAAAAGGGCTACGATGATGTTAGATTCTGATGATGAAGACGATGATACATTAGCATCATTACCTCCACCCAAAactaaaaagagaaaggaaaataACATAGAAGATGTTGCTACAGGACCTGATGATTTTATTAATGCATTAACTGAAGCTGGTTTTCATCCAAGGACTGGAAACTTACCAAATTTACTGA gtGTCCAGCCATTTGAGTTCCAACAGAATTTGCGAGAACACCTCGTGGCTAGTGTTCACTATCCAAGAAGTGTggaattttttgtaaatgaaTGTGAAACTTTTTTCAACGAAAGGAACAACTTCATAAAGGCATTGCATTTGACAGAG AATTCATCGGGACAAGAGACTAGCAATGCCATATCTTTACCTCAGGATTCTCTTGTACGAATGCTACTGCAAATGGATGAAATTCAGCCAAAGTTAATGACTGCCATATTGAAAAGATTTACTAAAGCAACTCAAGAAGAAAGACCATCAGCTACTGAAGTCAATCTTCCTTCATTGATTCTTTCACAAATTGCCTGGTTAAATCGGATTGTGGAACCGGTACATGTCGTTGACACGTTGTTGGATCTTCTGAACACATCCTCCtcgacaataaaaaaagaaatcatatcTTGTTTACCAAGTGTGGTAGGAGACAAGGAGAATATTCGAGTCGCATTTGTTCTTTGTGGGATGCTGGACGAAACAAACAACTCACTGACGGCAGCCATTCTAGATGTCCTCGGTGATTTAAGCCTCCCCGTTAGTGAAGCAAGCGAAATTCGACTTAAAGTCGTCAAGAGATTACCAACTGTTCCACTCGAAACTGTTCCGATCCTTCTTTCATTTGTGTTCAAACGAATACAAGCGGATGAAGCGCTCAGCATCATTCAAGAAGTTGGACTGCattttgacaaaaccttcaaaAAGCGCCATGAACGAATTTCCAAAGAGACTGTCACCGATTGTATTTCCTTATCGATGGAATCGCTTCAAATCTCTATGATTGGTTCAAAATCATTGTCTGATACTTGGATAAAAG AAATTCAATCGAAAACGGATGCCAGACAATTATTTTCCGTGGATCTTCTTGTGTTAGTGATTCTGCACAAAATAACCGGACGACGACTCGAAGTTGAGCTGTTGATTCGAAAGAAAATTCGAATGGAGACGCTAACAACAGAACTAGTGAAGGAAACATTCAAGCTTTACGATTGCGTCCTAAAGAACTACTTTGAACAACTGTGCGCAATTGCTGATAATTTGATCCTGAGTGCTGACCCATTAGTGGCCCAATATGGATCAATGTTGTTTCAGGAAATGTTTATCCATTTCGACGAGTTTTATCAGCAAGAAGTGGTACAAGCGCTGATTCAATACGTCAGTTGCTCAGGTGATCGAGCGTCTTCCAATGACAGCCCTGCTAAAGCTGCTTTAATAGTTTTGCAAGAATTGGCTGAAACAAGTTGGGAACATTTGGTTCGCTTCTCAGCCTTTATTGTTTCTCTTCTTGAGTATATTGAGTATATGGCGCTCCCTCAGGTGAAACGGGTTATGGAACTCTTAGCCAAAATGGCTTATGGATTTTCAATGAATGATGAAGCGAAAACTAG GTTAGCCTCATTCAGCGCCGCTATCCAAAGCGAACTTTTAATGATTATCAAGAAGCAGCTAGCGGGGAAACAAGTAGAATATCAAAGAATGGGAGTCCTGGGTTCCGTTGCCCTTATTCACGTGTTGGCAAACCCAGAACTCGTTGGCGAAATTAGTGGAGATGGCCAGGCGAGCCAATCAACCTCGTCATTAACCATTAATGATTCAGGCCGCAACGGTGTGCTTCAAAGCGATCAACGCTTGTCGCAAGCCAAAGCCATCATCGACATAGTGAATGCCTCCACAAAGCACGTCCCTGAAGTTACTGCTCTCTTCATGGACGAAATGGCCAGCACTTCGTTGATGTACGACATCCATCCTTCCCTTCATAGCTACCTCTATGAAGGCGTGTTCGATAAGTTTCAG gaaCACTTTGTAGTGGACGAGAAGGAGCAGAAGATCGATATCTTTCATATTCCACTGTCTCTACTATATGGTTTAGACACCGTTGAGGAAGATTCACCGGAAATCACGTTGGTGTTTTTGAACATCGCTCCCATGGCGATTAAAGAACAAATTCGCAGGGATAAACGAGATCGAGAGAGCGCTAATGAGCCTTCGCTTACCACGTTGATGTCTCATTTTAGACTTCTCCGAAACACCATCGATTCTTATGAGGAG GCAAGTCTGGAAGATATTGATGCTCTAGTGGGATGTGCCGTCTGTCTTCCGGTGGATGAAGTAATGAACGATTTCAACACCATGCCTCAATCTGACAAGGACGTCGTTTGTCGTTGCTACTTTTACGGCATCAATTGGTTCATCGAAGTCATCAACACTTTTGCCCGCTCGAAACATATGCGTGCTAAAGTGATCCATCGTCTGCGAGACCTCGTAGATCTCAAAGGGAAATTCTACCGAGCTCTAGCTCAAAACACATCCTTCATGCCTCCTCAATCAGTATTCATGGGCGAGCCCATTCGCGCTTTGAAGGAGAAGGGAAAGGGTAAAGCTGGTACAAAGAAAAAGGCAGCCGCTGGGAAGAAAGGAGGAGGTAAAGGCAAAGGACTCAAGAAAGCCAACGTGAATAACAACACTACTCTGACCACACCGAACaag tcCGTTTTACACAGCACACCTCGAGCTTCGGTCTGTCAAGTTTCAAAATTGGACTTTATACCGTCACAACCCGCCAAAGTCGGTCAACCAGAAGCGGTCGTTTCAACGTATCCTATTCATTTCCGCGAGCTTGACTTATCCGCTTTTGTGTTATTATCTTCCGCGCTTGAGCTAACTGCAGAAGAATCGCCCGTCGCATTAAAG CCAACAGATCTCGAATGGTTATTGGGTGATTTGTCCGCCAAATTAGAGCACAAACTCTTGACTTCAGCTCCAAAGCGACGCTTCCCGATGAAACAAGACAATTCCGAAAATGAATCCTTCCTCATGCTAGATCTCTATAAACCGATGGAGGTAGCTAAGCGGAGCGTATCACTGATTAGGCGACTCCTGCTCCACGTGGAGGCCATTTCGGGCTACTTCCAGCAACTGATCGAAATGAGCGATGGGATGCTAGATGGACCGGAAATGTACAGCGAACTTGCTCAAAAACTCGGCAATAGCTACACGTTGATTTTTCGCATTCTGAATCGGATTTTGTCGTGGCACGAGTTCCAAAAGTCAACAGGGGCGACCTTACTAGAAGATGCTCTAAGATCCATAGCCATTCGCGTACTTGATACCGCCAAAACTGCCGATGTGGATCAGCTTCATGCTTCTTCCTTTGATTATATTGAGAAATTTTCCACTTCGATTACTTCGTTTGCCTGCGCCATTGAACACGTTCAATTTTTGGTCACCCTTTACAACCTCCGCCCTGATCCGGAACTTTCTGAACG ACTGGCGACGGTGGCAGAAGGTTATCTGAAGCGTAGCTGGAATGATAGGGATGGAGAATCGCACAAAGGACAAAAGTTCAACCGAGACATTGAGTCTTTACTTCAG atttacTTACTTCATGTTCCTAATATTTTCGCGAAACTGGAAGACATCATTAGTAATGCCATGGCAGAGGTACTCGCATCAGGTGAAAAGGAAGGTAGCTCTGAATCGGAATCTTTCCGTACTTGCAACAAAGCTACATTCAGTTTCTACTTCCGGGCTTCATTCATCGCTTTGGTTGAGAATGTCAAGAAAATCCCGAGTCCTGCTGCAACTCCAAGATCAGTAAAGGCAACGTTTAAGACATGGGAGAAAGTAGTGAGTCTCCTGAACCAATTGGTCGAAACAGTCAAAACTAACGACAAACGAAGCATTCTTATTTCTTGCCTAAAGTACGGCCGTTCTGTAATTGAGGTATTTTACAAGTCTGCCATGCCCTTGCTCGACAAAGAGTTCAAAAACATCAAGGAGGAATCGCAAGAATTGCTGAAAAATTTACAGAAGAGTACGCGGACGCTACAAAACGTGTGCAATCACGCCAAGATATCGAGTGATCAGACCCTAGCTGCCAACATTCCAGCCATGACTAGAATTCGAGAAGCACTTTTCTACAGGGTTAAACACATGTTGGCCGCCCATGGATGCGCCGAAGCTTTCTGGATTGGACATCTGAAGAACAAAAATCTTAAAGGTCAGGAGATCCTCAGCCAACGGAGTGTAGAAGAATCCGATGATGGGCGACAATCAGAGAGCGATTCGTCTTCAGAAGTAGAGGATACtgatgaagaagaggacgaTAATGTAACCGTTATGAGAGAGATCGCTCCGGAAGCTGTTACTGATTCGGATTCCCGCAGTCGCGAATACTAA